The sequence below is a genomic window from Limnothrix sp. FACHB-406.
GTGTAGTCCCCATAGCAGTGCTGCATCACATGCACAGTTTTCGGATCTAGATCGATCGCCCGCATAAAGTCCGTCACCTTCACGCCGCGCCACTGCACATCCAGCTTTGACCAGCGGGTAACGCAGTGAAAATCTGCCGTGAAGTCCGACTGGGGCATGGCCATCAGGTCATCCCAACGGAGCGTGACCGGCTGGACACAACCCCAAACCTCCAGTTCCCAATCCTCTAGGCGAATTTCCGGTGTATCACCATAGGTCAGCACCGGAAACCCCGTCGCTAGGTATTGACCCGGTGGCACGCGATCACCCTGATTGGGTTCTGGTTTTTGGAAAAATT
It includes:
- a CDS encoding sulfite oxidase-like oxidoreductase; this encodes MLGKFFQKPEPNQGDRVPPGQYLATGFPVLTYGDTPEIRLEDWELEVWGCVQPVTLRWDDLMAMPQSDFTADFHCVTRWSKLDVQWRGVKVTDFMRAIDLDPKTVHVMQHCYGDYTTNLAIEDFLREENFFAHTLFGEPLPPDHGGPLRLVVPHLYAWKSGKWLKGLEFLDHEALGFWERNGYHKRGEPWAEERYAGRGLFL